The following coding sequences are from one Anguilla anguilla isolate fAngAng1 chromosome 12, fAngAng1.pri, whole genome shotgun sequence window:
- the LOC118209084 gene encoding sialic acid-binding Ig-like lectin 8, which produces MNLLPQLTFLLLLRIKGVFVNGLDSEIGYKMVVAQLGEPLSLMCRYNCTAWTRASWHLKKTGAPVCTSCFQETKKTDRNGSLCTERLSLRYVSLNQTHYNYACHSEEHDDPSLTQKMVRQVSVWVQAAPSAPVVTVTPQGDVWAGRPVGLMCATGGFHPRNVTVAWAFNGSPVTGTDELTLGTNTNGTFSAHSKISVLPTSSHHRGIFTCEIHHTSLSHPLRANITLDVKYISLHVSYRDGTESTAEALPPPLTIRTRVGAFLELSCLVDSNPPTEGQWVRGSVDPSRQAMRTATTLTLDKVKVEDAGNYSCEASTRYETKQSLVTIEVNPAEFSWFMVLAATMVTVATVLCAAAVYFSLSSRRRRNAHLAFTTCDRGCMKHIFHSSIDSGKANGESRVETPPATGDNAVKWEPVAVTFTPADSQSDHEVPYADIMISVRGASTPELTHIPDPTPREHRQRWKEEWGSSGLLQVSHSADRLHVHQRDVARKLSTSSEYAVIQYRSEPLG; this is translated from the exons ATGAATCTTTTACCCCAATTGACATTTCTGCTCCTTCTCAGGATCAAAG GCGTTTTTGTGAATGGCCTGGATTCAGAGATCGGCTACAAAATGGTTGTTGCCCAATTAGGAGAACCCCTGTCGCTAATGTGTCGCTACAACTGCACCGCTTGGACCCGTGCCTCCTGGCACCTCAAAAAAACAGGGGCACCCGTCTGTACGTCCTGTtttcaggaaacaaagaaaacggACAGAAACGGCAGTCTCTGCACAGAGCGCCTCTCTCTCCGTTATGTGTCTCTCAATCAAACCCATTACAACTATGCCTGCCATTCTGAGGAGCACGATGACCCAAGCCTGACCCAGAAGATGGTGCGGCAGGTTTCAGTTTGGGTTCAAG CCGCTCCCAGTGCCCCAGTGGTGACAGTGACCCCGCAGGGTGATGTGTGGGCTGGCAGGCCAGTGGGGCTGATGTGCGCCACAGGGGGGTTTCACCCCCGGAACGTGACAGTCGCCTGGGCCTTCAACGGCTCTCCAGTGACGGGAACCGACGAGCTCACCTTGGGAACAAACACTAACGGAACATTCTCCGCCCACAGCAAAATATCAGTCTTACCCACATCCTCCCATCACAGGGGCATCTTCACATGTGAAATCCACCACACCTCGCTGAGCCACCCGCTAAGAGCTAACATCACACTGGACGTGAAAT ATATTTCCCTGCACGTATCTTACAGGGATGGCACAGAGAGTACAGCGGAGGCACTACCACCACCTCTCACCATCAGAACCAGGGTGGGCGCTTTCCTAGAGCTCTCCTGCCTGGTGGACAGTAACCCCCCCACAGAGGGACAGTGGGTGAGAGGAAGTGTCGACCCCTCCAGGCAGGCAATGCGTACTGCCACAACACTGACCCTGGACAAAGTAAAGGTGGAAGATGCTGGAAACTACAGTTGTGAGGCATCTACACGCTATGAAACCAAGCAGTCACTTGTTACAATAGAAGTGAATCCTG CGGAGTTCAGCTGGTTTATGGTGCTAGCGGCCACTATGGTGACCGTGgctactgtgctgtgtgctgcggCAGTGTACTTCAGTCTGAGCAGCCGAAGAAGGAGAAACG cgcacctggcttttacCACCTGTGACAG AGGATGTATGAagcatatttttcattcatctaTTGACTCCGGTAAAGCAAACGGCGAGTCGAGAGTTGAAACCCCTCCAGCTACAG GTGACAACGCAGTGAAATGGGAACCTGTGGCAGTGACATTCACCCCTGCAG ACAGTCAGAGCGATCACGAGGTCCCGTACGCTGACATCATGATATCTGTGAGAGGAGCCAGCACGCCTGAACTCACGCACATCCCAGACCCCACCCCCAGGGAGCACAGGCAG CGGTGGAAGGAAGAGTGGGGCTCGAGTGGTCTGCTGCAGGTCTCCCACTCGGCTGACAGACTGCATGTCCACCAGAGGGATGTGGCCAGGAAACTGAGCACCAGCTCCGAATACGCTGTCATCCAATATCGCTCTGAGCCACTtggctga
- the spa17 gene encoding sperm surface protein Sp17 isoform X3: MSIPFSNTTLRVPRGFGNLLEGLAREVLRNQPKDIPTFAALYFSALLKEREESGLDPAEWGAKLEDRFYNNHAFKQETEKEADGSSEPQREAVETVPENSAADTPGYVEQEVIQPVHISTVSSANFDVLDDVPGVESWGEGGTGGKASEDICAAELAPSPVAPYGGVADVDICAEGLRVPGGLGEFDLTTVVGTPTPLPTPLPVPEEIPTAGSPGSVLLDFRDDEAGQMQDAIPGNAVEETPPRTDAAEQVRGEVPETPEAVLGHGEGQEENEEAAEIDDAIKSDLHLKGGNKSGTELQTGEEDPPLGRASPGEEDPPLGRASPGEEDPPLGRASPGEEDPPLGRTSPGEEDPPLERASPGEEDPPLGRTSPGEEDPPLERALGSAREEGSTEEHNDPESFQPQKTCTEEAKATNRDTPPQNSAGMTNTSDDKADDHEDNSKEEAKIDASVADAESDEFSVGDVQAESKENVSISAEQQVAKESEPGRDVGSVGKEQGIESEEQEQGKDSEEQRQGKESEEQEQGKESEEQRQGKESEEQEQGKESEEQEQGRESEEQGQVKNSEDLNQGAESEEQNQGEVLKEQAQNSESEDQTQGEVLEEQAQNSESEEQTQGEVLEEQAQDAELKEQTQGAELEEQVPAVIPEVNVDEREPKEEREDLLQNMDKRNHSDEQESAQQEEEKVPVGEEGDHKEECSQPQEEEDVMDIPLDDPEANKAAAKIQAGFRGHMTRKKMKDDKPREENQQDQKD; the protein is encoded by the exons ATGTCAATACCCTTTTCAAACACCACCCTTCGGGTCCCTCGGGGCTTTGGAAACCTCCTGGAGGGGCTGGCACGAGAAGTCCTAAGAAATCAGCCAAAGGACATCCCGACATTCGCCGCTTTGTACTTCAGTGCCCTTctaaaagaaagagaag AAAGTGGCCTGGATCCTGCAGAGTGGGGAGCCAAACTTGAAGACAGATTCTACAATAATCATGCATTTAAG CAGGAAACAGAGAAGGAAGCAGATGGCAGCTCTGAGCCACAGCGAGAAGCCGTGGAGACCGTCCCTGA GAACAGTGCTGCTGATACCCCGGGCTACGTTGAGCAGGAAGTCATCCAGCCGGTTCACATTTCAACAGTCTCCTCCGCAAACTTTGACGTCTTAGACGATGTGCCGGGCGTGGAGTCCTGGGGCGAAGGCGGGACGGGCGGCAAAGCCAGCGAGGACATCTGCGCTGCCGAACTGGCCCCTTCACCCGTGGCCCCGTACGGAGGAGTCGCAGACGTGGACATCTGCGCAGAGGGGCTGCGAGTGCCCGGGGGGCTGGGCGAATTCGACCTCACCACTGTAGTGGGAACTCCCACCCCTCTGCCTACCCCCCTCCCGGTTCCAGAGGAAATCCCTACAGCAGGGTCTCCAGGAAGCGTTCTGCTGGACTTTAGAGATGATGAGGCGGGACAGATGCAAGATGCCATCCCTGGTAACGCCGTTGAGGAAACTCCCCCGAGGACGGACGCAGCAGAACAGGTGAGGGGAGAGGTACCTGAAACGCCAGAGGCTGTGCTAGGACATGGAGAAGGGCAGGAGGAGAATGAAGAGGCAGCTGAGATAGATGATGCCATAAAGTCGGATCTTCACTTGAAGGGAGGAAACAAATCCGGAACTGAACTCCAAACAGGAGAGGAGGACCCACCATTAGGAAGAGCTTCTCCTGGGGAAGAGGACCCACCCTTAGGAAGGGCTTCTCCTGGGGAAGAGGACCCACCCTTAGGAAGGGCTTCTCCTGGGGAAGAGGACCCACCCTTAGGAAGAACTTCTCCTGGGGAAGAGGACCCACCCTTAGAAAGAGCTTCTCCTGGGGAAGAGGACCCACCCTTAGGAAGAACTTCTCCTGGGGAAGAGGACCCACCCTTAGAAAGAGCTTTAGGCTCTGCTAGGGAGGAAGGTAGCACTGAAGAGCATAATGATCCAGAGAGTTTCCAGCCTCAGAAGACCTGTACTGAAGAGGCCAAAGCCACCAACAGAGACACACCTCCCCAGAATTCAGCAGGAATGACAAACACCTCTGATGACAAGGCTGATGATCATGAAGACAATTCTAAAGAGGAGGCAAAGATAGATGCTTCGGTTGCAGATGCCGAATCTGATGAATTCTCTGTTGGAGATGTTCAGGCTGAATCTAAGGAGAACGTGAGCATATCAGCTGAGCAACAGGTTGCAAAGGAATCAGAGCCAGGAAGGGATGTGGGTTCTGTGGGGAAGGAACAGGGTATAGAGTCAGAGGAGCAGGAACAGGGTAAAGACTCAGAGGAGCAGAGACAGGGTAAAGAGTCAGAGGAGCAGGAACAGGGTAAAGAGTCAGAGGAGCAGAGACAGGGTAAAGAGTCAGAGGAGCAGGAACAGGGTAAAGAGTCAGAGGAGCAGGAACAGGGTAGAGAGTCAGAGGAGCAGGGACAGGTTAAGAACTCAGAAGATTTGAACCAAGGTGCAGAGTCAGAGGAGCAGAACCAAGGAGAAGTGTTGAAGGAGCAGGCTCAGAATTCAGAGTCAGAGGATCAGACCCAAGGAGAAGTGTTGGAGGAGCAAGCTCAGAATTCAGAGTCAGAGGAGCAGACCCAAGGAGAAGTGTTGGAGGAGCAGGCTCAGGATGCAGAGTTAAAGGAGCAGACCCAAGGAGCAGAGTTGGAGGAGCAGGTCCCAGCTGTAATACCTGAGGTCAACGTGGATGAAAGAGAACCTAAGGAGGAAAGGGAGGACCTTTTGCAGAACATGGACAAAAGGAACCATAGTGACGAGCAGGAGTCAGcacagcaggaagaggagaaggtgCCTGTGGGTGAAGAAGGTGACCACAAG